In Zingiber officinale cultivar Zhangliang chromosome 1A, Zo_v1.1, whole genome shotgun sequence, a genomic segment contains:
- the LOC122038799 gene encoding prohibitin-3, mitochondrial-like, whose amino-acid sequence MAAGGGQAAVSFLTNVARAAIGLGAGATILNASLYTVDGGQRAVLFDRFRGVLPETVGEGTHFLVPWLQKPFIFDIRTRPHTFTSNSGTKDLQMVNLTLRLLSRPDVQHLPTIFTSLGTEYDEKVLPSIGNEVLKSVVAQFNADQLLTERPHVSSLVRDSLIRRARDFNIVLDDVAITHLSYGVEFSSAVEKKQVAQQEAERSKFLVARAEQERRAAVIRAEGESEAAKLISDATAAVGTGLLELRRIEAAREIATTLSKTPNVAYLPGGNNMLLGINPTQGR is encoded by the coding sequence ATGGCTGCGGGCGGTGGGCAGGCGGCGGTGTCGTTCTTGACGAACGTGGCGCGGGCGGCGATCGGGTTGGGTGCCGGCGCGACGATACTGAATGCATCTCTGTACACGGTGGACGGCGGGCAGCGCGCGGTGCTGTTTGATCGTTTCCGTGGGGTGCTGCCGGAGACGGTGGGAGAGGGAACCCACTTTCTCGTCCCGTGGTTGCAGAAGCCCTTCATCTTCGACATTCGCACCCGTCCCCATACCTTCACCTCCAACTCTGGCACGAAGGATCTGCAGATGGTCAACCTCACCCTCCGCCTTCTCTCTCGCCCCGATGTTCAACATCTGCCTACTATTTTCACTTCCCTCGGTACGGAGTACGACGAGAAGGTCCTCCCATCCATAGGTAACGAGGTTCTCAAGTCTGTGGTCGCGCAGTTCAACGCCGACCAGTTGCTCACCGAGCGGCCACATGTCTCTTCCCTCGTTCGCGATTCCCTCATCCGGCGCGCGCGGGACTTCAACATAGTTCTCGACGACGTCGCCATCACCCACCTCTCTTATGGCGTcgagttctccagcgccgtcGAGAAGAAGCAAGTCGCTCAGCAGGAGGCGGAGCGGTCCAAGTTCCTTGTTGCCCGTGCCGAGCAGGAGCGTCGTGCTGCTGTCATTCGTGCTGAGGGTGAAAGTGAGGCTGCCAAGCTTATCTCTGATGCCACCGCCGCAGTTGGTACTGGCCTCCTCGAACTCCGTCGGATTGAGGCTGCTCGTGAGATCGCCACCACTCTTTCCAAGACACCCAACGTTGCCTATCTTCCTGGAGGGAATAACATGCTTCTCGGGATCAACCCTACCCAAGGACGTTGA
- the LOC122038800 gene encoding transcription factor MYB20-like produces the protein MGRQPCCDKVGLKKGPWTAEEDSRLINFILTNGHYCWRAVPKLAGLLRCGKSCRLRWTNYLRPDLKRGLLSEAEEKLVIELHSQLGNRWSKIASHLPGRTDNEIKNHWNTHIKKKLRKMGIDPLTHKPILPAADEVQPPQQQGDRMADASAKISSDQGQVEEKNNVASSPGFSTDEVPMMLPHEMTVPCSLSSCCSSSGSSEMQLPCTEWPESMCLWGLDDWNGAWDSVDDKFLGLDGFAQCQRTSLDQECWKFELF, from the exons ATGGGGAGGCAACCATGCTGTGACAAGGTGGGGTTGAAGAAAGGACCATGGACTGCGGAGGAGGACAGCAGGCTCATCAACTTCATCCTCACCAACGGACACTACTGCTGGAGGGCTGTGCCCAAGCTTGCAG GGCTTTTGAGGTGTGGCAAGAGTTGCAGACTGAGATGGACAAACTACCTCAGGCCTGATCTCAAGAGAGGACTGCTCTCTGAAGCGGAGGAGAAGTTGGTCATTGAGCTTCATTCCCAGCTCGGAAACAg ATGGTCTAAGATTGCATCTCATCTGCCGGGGAGAACTGATAACGAGATCAAGAACCACTGGAACACCCACATCAAGAAGAAGCTGAGGAAGATGGGGATCGACCCACTGACTCACAAACCCATCCTTCCTGCTGCTGACGAGGTGCAGCCGCCGCAGCAGCAGGGCGATCGCATGGCGGACGCCAGCGCAAAGATTTCTTCTGATCAGGGGCAAGTCGAGGAGAAGAATAACGTCGCGAGCTCGCCGGGGTTCAGCACGGATGAGGTGCCCATGATGCTGCCCCATGAGATGACTGTCCCCTGCTCTCTCTCTTCGTGCTGCTCTTCCTCTGGCTCCTCAGAGATGCAACTACCCTGCACGGAGTGGCCTGAGTCCATGTGTCTCTGGGGTCTGGATGACTGGAATGGGGCGTGGGATTCGGTCGATGATAAATTCTTGGGCCTCGATGGCTTCGCTCAGTGCCAGAGAACTTCTTTGGATCAGGAATGTTGGAAATTTGAGCTTTTCTGA